CCCGGGCAGTCTCGCGAGAGGTCTCCCCGGCCTCCTCCTGAGAGGTCACCCGGGCCTCCTGCCGAGAAGCCTCGGGCTCCCCCGGGGAGGTATCCCCGGCATCCCCGGACTGGCTCTCCGCATCCACGTCCGAGTCCCGGGTCCCGCCGCCCGACGCCTCGGAATCCCTGATGGTGGCCTCGCTGGGGCCCCAGATGTCCTCGATGCTCCAGTCCAGCGGACCCCCCGGCCCGAACAGTGCCTCGGTGTCCAGGGGCCGGTCGTCGACCTGGTCGGGGTCGGAAGCGTGCTGGTCGAGTTCGGACGCGACCTGGTCGGACTCGGACGTGTGCTGGTCGGAGCCGGAGCCGGAGCCGGAGGCGTGTTCGGCGTCCGGCAGGGAGACGTAGGGGCGCATGTACAGCGGCTCGTGCTCTTCCTGCTCCGTGCTGAGCGTGCCGCCGCCGGGGCGCCGCTCCGCGTCGGAGGCGTGACGGCGCTGCCAGTCCGCCCTCGTCCCGCCTGCGGAGCCCTCCGCGGAGGACGACCCCGCGCGTGTCCCGCTCAGCGGGTTGCGGTCACCGGGATGGCCGGTGGCCTGGGCAGGGGTCCGGCCGGCGCACGCGCATGCCGCTGCGCCCGTCGACGTTCGCTCTGTGCCGCAGTGCGGGCAACGCTTTCCGGTCACCGTGGGGGCCCTCTCCTGAGACCTGCACCGAGAGATTGAGCGCACTGTATACGGCCGCTCCACCGTGTCCCCAACGGGCTTACGAGGACTCAACGGGCCATAAAGGGTTACTTCGGCAACGTGGCGGAGGAATTTCTGGCCTCAGGTTCACGGGAGGTGTCCATGTCCCAGGATGCGGACAGCTCACCCTGGCGTCGGAACGGGGCCCGACGCTCCGGGACGGGCGCTTCCCGGGGCGCGGTAGCGGCACACGACGACAGCCGGGAGAAGGACGACGGCCCCGGGGACGATGACGGTCCGGGAGACAACGACGGCCCGGGGGACGACGACAGTTCGGCGCACAACGACAGTCCCGGAGAGCGCGACGGCCCCGGCGACCAGGACAGCCCGGGCGACCGCGACCGCCCCGGTGGCGCAGGCGGCCCAGGTGACCACGACGGCCCGGGAAACCGAGGCGGCCCGGAAGACCTCGACCACACCCCTGGCCAAGCCCGCCCCCGGAGCGTCCTGGTCTCGATCGGCGCCCTGCTCATGGGCCTGCTGCTCGCCTCGCTCGACCAGACCATCGTGTCGACCGCGCTGCCCACCATCGTCAGCGAGCTCGGCGGCCTGGACCACCTCTCCTGGGTGGTGACCGCCTACCTGCTCGCCTCCACCGCGACCACCCCGCTGTGGGGCAAGCTCGGTGACCAGTACGGGCGCAAACGGCTCTTCCAGACCGCGATCGTGATCTTCCTGTTCGGCTCGGTCCTGTGCGGTGCGGCGGAGAGCCTGCCCGAACTGATCGTCTTCCGCGCCGTGCAGGGGCTGGGCGGCGGCGGCCTGATCGTGCTGTCGATGGCCATCGTCGGCGACCTGGTCCCACCCCGGGAACGCGGCCGCTACCAGGGGCTCTTCGGCGCGGTCTTCGGCACCACGAGCGTGCTCGGGCCGCTGCTCGGCGGGGTGCTCACCCAGCACCTGAGCTGGCGCTGGGTCTTCTACGTCAACGTGCCCGTCGGCATCGTCGCGCTCGTCGTCATCGCCACCACGCTGCGCATCCCCGTGCACACCAGGCGGCACGTCATCGACTACCCCGGCACCGTGCTGATCGCCTCCGTCGCGACCTGCCTGGTGCTCGTCGCCTCGCTCGGCGGCACGACCTGGTCGTGGAGCTCCCCTTGGATCATCGGTCTTGCCGTGCTCGGCGTCCTGCTGCTGGGGGTCTTCGTGGCCGTGGAGCGCAGGGCGGCCGAGCCGGTGCTGCCGCTTCGGCTGTTCCGCATCCGGACCTTCAGCCTCGCGGCCGTGATCAGCTTCGTGGTGGGCTTCTCGATGTTCTCGGCGATGACGTACCTGCCGACGTTCCTCCAGGTCGTGCAGGGGATCTCGCCGACCCTGTCGGGGGTGCACATGCTGCCGATGGTGTTCGGGCTGATGCTGGCCTCCACCGTCTCCGGGCAGATCGTGAGCCGAACCGGGCGGTGGAAGGTCTTCCCGGTCACGGGCACCGCCGTCACCGCCGTCGGGCTGCTGCTCCTGCACCGGCTCGACGAGTTCAGCGGCACGCTCGTGCTGAGCGTCACCTTCTTCGTGTTCGGGCTGGGACTCGGCCTGGTCATGCAGGTGATGGTGCTGATCGTGCAGAACTCCGTCGGCTACGAGGACCTGGGCGTGGCCACCTCCGGCGCGACGTTCTTCCGGTCCATCGGGGCGTCCTTCGGGGTGGCGATCTTCGGCACGGTCTTCGCGACCCGGCTCGGGTCCCAGATCGCGTCGGCGCTCGGCGGCCGTCCGCTGCCGCCCGGCCTCAGCATCGGCTCGCTGGAGGCGGACCCGCGCGGCATCGGGCGCCTCCCGCCCGCGCTGCGGCCGCCGGTGGTGCACGCGTACGCGTCGGCGATCACCGACGTGTTCCTCTACGCGGCACCGATCGCGGCCCTCGCCTTCGTCCTGGCGTGGTTCCTGCGCGAGGACCGGCTGCGGGCGTCCGTGCGGGCGCCCGAGGGGACGGAGACGGTGGCCAGCAACCCGGTCGAGCGCTCCTCGCACGACGAGGCCGCGCGGGCCCTGTCGCTGCTGGCAAGCCGGGAGGGGCGCCGGGAGGTCTACGTCCGGATCACCGAGCGGGCCGGCTACGACCTGCTGCCCGCGTCCTCATGGCTGCTGCTGCGTATCCGCCGGTACGGGGCCACGGATCCGGTGGCCCTCGCCACGCGCCTCACGCTCCCGGTGCCCGTGCTCGCCGCCGCGGTACGGCAGCTGGAGCAGAGGGGGCTGGCCGTGCGGCAGGGCCTGCCTCTGGTGCTGACACGGCACGGCCACGAGGCCGCGGAACGGCTCCAGAGCGCCCGCGAGGCCTGCATGGCCGAGTTGCTCGGGGACTGGTGGCGGCCCGGCCGCCCGACCGACCTCGGCGAGCTGGTGCGGGACCTCAGCAAGGAGATGTGCGGCTCCGACCACGAACGGCCCCATGCCGGGCCGGTACGCAAGCACAGGAGACCACGGAGGTTGCGGCGAGCCGTGGGGTGAGGCACCGGCGGGAGCCCGCGGGCGGACCGTGGGCGGACCGTGGGCGGAGGCGTACCGGAGGCGGACCGAGGGTGGCAGCCACGGACCCTGGGGCAGGAGCCCTGAGGGGGACCGGGACCCAAGGACCCTCAGACCCCGTCCGCTCAGGCGCTCCGAGCCGGCGCCGTGGGCCGCAGAGTCAGGTGGACGGTGCCCGACGCGCCGTTCACGCGGCTGGTCTCCCACTCGATGTACTCGGCGCCGATCCGGTCGAACAGCCGGGTGCCCGACCCGAGCAGGACGGGGACGATGTGCAGCCGCAGCTCGTCGAGGACCCCGGCGCCGATCGCCTGCTGGATGATGTCGGCGCCGCCCGCCAGGCAGACGTCGCGCAGGCCCGCTGCGTCCTTGGCGCGTGCGAGCGCGCCCCTCAGGCCGTCCGTCACGAACATGAACGTGGTGCCGCCCGTGCGCACGTCCGGTTCCCTCGGGGTGTGGCTGAGCACGAACACCGGCTTGCTGAACGGCGGGTGCGTGCCCCAGGACTGGCTGGACACCCGGTACATCCCGTGACCCATCAGGTACGCGCCGGTCCGCTCGAAGGACTCCCGCATGGCGTCGGACTCCGGACCGGGGACGCCTCCGGACAGGCCGTGCTGACGCCGCCAGCTCTCCAACTGGTACACCCACTGGTGCAGACGGTCGCCGCCGATGCCCAGCGGGTGCTCCGGACCCGCGAACGGGCCCGCGATGAAGCCGTCGAGCGACATCGAGATGTCGGAGAACAGTCGTTCCATTGCTGCGCCTCTTCCTCGCCTCCTGACGGGTGCCCCGAACGGCGGCACCCCTCACCCACGACCGTGACGGCCATGATCGTGGGCACCCGTGACGTGGACGGCACCGGCGTCGGGACCAGGATGCCCGGCCGCTGCGGGGCGGGGCGCGGCGGGGTCAGGCAGGGTTCAGTCCGCGTGCCGGGCGCGCCACTCGTGGGCGACGGCCTCGACGTCGTACGGCTTCTTGCCGAGGGGCGGGCCGGGCAGCGGCTTGAACATCGCTTCCCTGATCCGCTCGTTCACGGCGGTGATGATGCGCCGGGCGGCCGCTTCGGAGGGGGCGTCGTGCGCGGCTTCGAGGGCGTCCTCGGCCTCCTTGCGGAGGGCCAGCGTGGGCGGCAGGGCGGACAGGCCCTCCTGGGCCATCTTCCGCTTCACCCACCACAGCTCGTCGTACGTGCTGTCCGTGCCGCCGGGCAGCGGACGGCCCGCACCGGCGAGACCGGAGAACTCGCCGCGCTCCTCAGCCTCGCGGATCTGCTTGTCGATCCACGATTCGAAACCGATACCCGGGGGCTTGCGCTCCGTCATGCCTCCATTGTCGCAGAGGCATCGCCTGCTGCGGGACATCCGTTTCCGCGCTTTCGCCGGTGGTGCGGGCCGGTGGGGCCGGTGTTCAGATCTCGTGGAAGTAGCCCACGTTCACGGAGCGTGCGCCCAGGCGGTCGTGGATGACCACCTCGCCGGAGCCGCCCGCCGGTATCCGCCAGTAGCCCCCGTAGGGCATGGACTGCTCGGAGCCGTCCGCCAGCACCCGGACGTCGGACGACGGCTCGGACTGGGAGCCGCGCAGCCAGGTGACCGTCCAGATCCCGTCGGGGCCGCAGCGGAACTCCAGGTGGACGCGGGAGACGAACAGCCAGCCGTCCGGCGGAGCCAGGCGGCACAGGTTCCGGTCCCGGCCCACGCACAGCATGGCCCCGGGGTCGCTCGGTGCGTCGGCCATCAGCATGCCCGCCGTCGCGCCTGTCTCAGCCTCCGACACCGCGGCCATCGTGAGCTCCAGCACGTCTGCTCCTTACCGTTCGCTGGGTGAGCCGGGGCCGCCCGCCGGCCTTCGAGGCAGGTCGGGAGGCACCGCGCGGCCGAATGATAGGTCGGCCCCGGCCACCGGCGCGCGCCGAGAGCCGCTGCACGGGGCGACCGTGACGCAGGACACACCCGGCCGCGGCCGCCCCGGCCCGTGGCACCACCCGGCGCCGGGAGGGGCTACGCGGGGACGCGGTGGCGGGCCCGCGCGGACGCCGGCTCGACGGCCGGCGGCGAACCGGGCAGCGGCCGCCCCGCCGACTCGGCCATCCGCCAGACCGCGATCCCGCCGACGACGGCCGCCGCCATCAGGTAGTAGGCGGGCATCATCACGTTCCCGGTCATACCGATGAGCGCCGTCACCACGAGCGGCGTCGTCCCGCCGAAGAGCGACACGGAGACGTTGAAGCCGATGGACAGCGAGCCGTAGCGGACCCGGGTGGGGAAGAGCGCGGGCAGCGCGGCGGGCATGGACGCCGTGAAGCAGACCAGCAGCAGCCCCAGCGCGCCCAGGCCGAGCGCGAGCGGCAGCACTCCGCCGTGCCGGATCAGCAGCAGCGCCGGCACGGACAGCGCGAGGAAGCCCGCGCAGCCGGCGCCGATCACCGGCCGCCGGCCCAGCCGGTCGGTGAGCGCCCCGGCGAACGGCTGGACGGCCATCATCAGCGCCATCACGCCCAGCACGACCAGCAGTCCCTGCGTCTCGCCGTAGTGCAGCTGTCCGGTGAGGTAGCTCGGCATGTACGACAGCAGCATGTAGTCGGTGACGTTGTAGACCAGCACGAGCGCCACGCACACCAGCAGCGCACGCCACTGTCCTGTGACCGTCTCGCGCACCCGTACCTTCGGGCGCCGCTTCATGCCCGCCGACTGCATCTGGGCCGCGAAGGCGGGCGTCTCCTCCAGGCGGAGCCGCAGGTACAGGCCGACCAGGCCGATCGGGCCCGCGACGAGGAACGGCAGGCGCCAGCCCCAGGAGGTCAGGTCGCCGCCCGGCAGCAGCACGGTCAGCAGCGTCACCAGGCCAGCTCCCGCGATGTAGCCGGCCAGCGTGCCGAACTCCAGCCAGCTGCTGAGGAAGCCCCGCCTGCGGTCGGGCGCGTACTCGGCGATGAACGTCGACGCGCCCGCGTACTCGCCGCCCGTCGAGAACCCCTGGACGAGCCGGGCCGCCAGCAGCAGGACCGGCGCGCCGACGCCGATCGCCCCATAGGACGGGATCAGGCCGATCGCGAAGGTGCCCGCGGCCATCATGATCATGGTGACGGCCAGCACCTTCTGCCTGCCGATCCGGTCGCCGAGCGGGCCGAAGACCATGCCGCCGAGCGGGCGCACGAGGAAGGCCGCGGCGAACGCGCCGAAGGTGGACAGCAGCTGCGCGGTCGGGCTGCCGGACGGGAAAAAGACCTTGCCCAGCGTGACGGCGAGGTAGCTGTACACCCCGAAGTCGAACCACTCCATGGCGTTGCCGAGCGCTGCCGCCTTCACGGCCCGCTTGACCAGCGCGGGGTCGGTGACCGTGGCGCCCGGGGCGCGGGCCGCGGAGGGGGAGTCCGGGCGTGCGGGCGGGGCCGGGAGATGGGAGAGGACACGCGTTGCGATCGACAAGGTTCTGCTCACCTGCCTTTCGGTCGACGACAGGGACGAGGGCGCGGCACCGGACCCCAGGGGGCGGTGCCGCGCCCCTGACGGCAGCGGTGGCGCCAAAGCGAGCGGGCTGCCCGTCCCGGACAGCCCGGTAGCGACGATACGGGCGCCTCGGGGCATTGCGGGCGGTACACGCGGGGCGGCGTTCCGCGATCAAGGGGCCCCTGTCCTGCGCGAACGGCGTGCGCGGTCGCCGCGACGGCGGCGGGCCCCTGTGATTCATGTCGCGGGATCGCGGCGGGGCCACCCCCGCACCCACGGTCCCCGCCCCCGGTCCGTGGCTCCGCACCCGGTGATCACGTTGCGTGGATGTGCGCCCCGCCCGCTCACGTTGCGTGGCGAACAGGGCGCTCTCCTCGCGCTCGCCGCCGTGAACCGGGGCCGGCCCAGGAAAAACAGCGGTAAACGGTCGGGAAAACGTGACGGGAACGGAGAGGATATGGAGTCGTGAGGGGTGGGTACTCGCGGATCCCGTGGGATCTCCGGCACGGACCGTTCGGGGTGCGAGGTCTGTGCCACGGGACCGCGAGTGTCAACATCCGGTCAAATCCGACGCGGACGTCAAGTGAAGGAAAGGTTGCCCGCGTCTCACCCGCTGGCATCAGTGCCCGGCTCATAGAGTCTGCACCACACCGGTGCATAGAAGGCGCAAGCCGGGTGTGAGGGATGAATGGGACGGGAGGGCTGACAGGGCGTGGCGAACGTGGAACACGGCAGACCGGGACAGGTCTTGGGGCCGGGAGTCGGCAGCAGCGCACGGGCACGGCTCGGCGCGGTGCGGGTAGCCCTGTGGGTGGTCGCCGCGGCGCTCTTCGTACGGCAGGTCGTGGCGGTGCAACTCCAGCCCCCCGGCGAGCGCCTGACCGATCTGGAGACATGGATCGGGCCCGAGGGCGTGCTGCACGTGAAGGGCTCGCTGTACGACGCGGACCAGTTCACCGGCACGCCCTTCGCCGGGCTCGTCCTCAAGCCGCTCGCCGCCTCCGCGGAGAACGCGCTCGGGCTGGCCTGGACGTTCGGCACCCTGCTGCTGGTGGCGCTGCTCGGCACCGTCGCCGCCCGGGCCCTTCCCCAGCCCGTCTCACGCCGCACCTCGCTGCTGGCCGTGCCCGTCGCGATCTGCCTGCTGATGCTCTCCCTGCCGGTGCGCAACGCCCTGTACCTGGGCCAGACGAGCATCATCCCCGTCCTGCTCGTCCTGCTGGGCTGCTTCACGGTGCGCGGGCAGCGCGCCAGCGGGGTGCTCATCGGCGTCGCCGCCGCGCTGCAACCCGCACTGCTGCTCTTCACGGTGCTGCTGTGGTGCACGGGACGGCGCAGGGCCACGCTCTCCACGGGCGCCACCTTCGCCGCCTGCACCGCCCTCGCCTGGGCCGCCCTGCCGCACGACTCCGTCACGTACTGGGTGCACCACCTCGCGGGCGTGGGCCTCGGCGCGCGCCCGGACAGCCTCGGCAACCAGTCCCTGCACGGCGCCCTGCTGCGCTCCGGCGCGACGGGCCCGCTGGAGATCGCGCTGTTCCTGGCGCTCGGGGCCCTCGTCGTGGGCCTGGGCCTGCCGCGCGCGGTCCGGTACGCCAAGGACGGGCAGTTGCTGCTCGCCGTGGCCGTGACCGGATGCGTCGCCGTCGCCATCTCGCCGACGACCTGGCAGCACCAGCTCCTGTGGCTGCTGCTCGCGGTGGTCGGCCGGGTCGGCAGACGGGCGGCCGACCGCTATCTGTGGCCCGTCGCCGTGGTCCTGGTGATGACGCTGCCGCCGCACATGCTGCTGCCGAACAAGTCCTTCCTGTACCCGCTCCGCGACAACGCCGTACTGCTGGCCGTGCTCGCCGCGGCCTGCGCGGTGCCGTTCCTGTCGCGCACCTCGCCCTGGTTCCAGACCCCGGTCCCCACCGCGTACGCGCCCCGGGCGCGCCCCCGGCTGCGGTACGTGCCGCTGCTCCCGTTCTGGCGCCGCGTCGTCACCCGCCCCAACGTCCTGCTGGAACTGCTCCTCATCCGCGTCTGCTACTCGGGCTACGACTACGTGCGCGAGGCAGCCCGCGGGGACCGGCCGGCAGCCGAGCGGCACGGCAGGTGGGTGCACTCCGCCGAACGGACCCTCGGCATCGACGTCGAGCACTGGATCAACCACGAGGTCGTCCACGTGCCCTGGCTGCGCGGCTTCCTCGACTTCTACTACGAGTCGTTCCACTTCGGCGTGCCGCTCGCGGTGCTCGGCGTGCTGTACGTGCGCCGCCCCGTGGACTTCCGCTGGGCGCGCACCACCCTCGGCCTCGCCACGCTGCTCGCGCTGCTGGGCTTCTGGCTCTTCCCGCTCGCCCCGCCGCGGCTGATGCCGGCGCTCGGGTTCGTCGACACCGTGCACGGCGTGCAGGACTTCTCCAAGCCGGACTACGGCGTGCTGACGGCGGTCACCAACCAGTACGCCGCGATGCCCTCGCTGCACTTCGGGTGGGCGCTGTGGTGCGGCATCATCATCGCGCTGATGTCGCGCAGGTGGTGGGTGAAGGCCCTCGGCATGCTGCACCCCTTCTTCACCCTCTCCGCGATCGTGGCCACCGGCAACCACTGGATCCTGGACGCGGTCGGCGGTGCGGTGGCGATCGGCGTCGGGTTCGGGTTGACGTACCTGCTGTCGGGTCCGCGCAGTGCGACCGCGGCCGGGGGCGGGGGTGAGGACGGCGGTACGGACACCGTCCGGGAGGGCCTGAAGGGTGCCTTGGCGGGCGCCGGCACGCGCGACCCCGGCGGCACCCCCGCCGGGGATCCGGCCCTGGCGGCCCAGGCGGCTCCGGCTGCTTCGACGGCTCCCGCCGCTCCATCCGCTCCGACGGCTCCGGCGGCGTCCGCGGAGAGCGCCGATCCGGTGACAGGGACCGTGAGCCCTGCTTCACCGAGCCCCGTCACACCCGTCCGGAAACCGTCGGCACCAGAATCCCGCTCATCACCGCGGCAATGAGCAGCGGCAGCCACAGGTCGTGGCGGAGCACCAGCCATCCGCCCAGCAGCGCCCCGGCCAGCAGGGCGAGGACGGAGCCGACGCGGCGCACCGTCCTGACGCTCCGGCCGCCGCCCAGCGGGGAGTCGGCGGCGAGGCCGGTGAGCGTCATGGTCAGCACGGTCGTCGTCATGTCGGCCACGCCGAGGCGGCGCACGGTCGCGTTGCGCAGGCCCATCGCGAGCGCGGTCACCGCGACGAGGGTGTACTCGGTGGCCGCCGCCGTCTCGGGCGCCGTCGCCGAGAACGCGGCGGCGGCAGCGAGCAGCGCCGCCTCGGCGGTGAAGGCCGCACGCAGCCACGCGCGCCGGGCCCGCCCAGCGAAGATCCGTGCGGCCCACCCGCCGGCCGCCGAACCGGCCAGGAACGCGCCGAGCGAGACCAGCGCATGCGCCCCCGAGAACTCCCCGGAGCCGGCCGCGGCGAACCCGAGCACCGCGACGTTGCCCGTCATGTTGGCGGTGAAGACGTGGCCGAGCCCCAGGAAGCTGACGGCGTCGATGATCCCGCTCACGACGGTCAGCGCCAGGAGCACCGGCAGCAGCCGGAGCTCCGCGGCCCGAGCGGCGTCCGAAGCGGCTTCCGTAGCGGGCTCGCCGCGGGCGGGCAGCGGACCGTGGGGGCCGGGCTCCTCGCCCGGCGCGGTCGCGGACATGACGGCACCCTCCGGGTAGGGGACGGGTCGCCCGCCATGGTCCCCCTTACCGGGGCCCCAGCCCGTTCGAACGCGCCGTGGCCCGGGGGCGCGCACCGGGCATGGACGGACCCGAGGTCAGGCGGTGCCCGGCCGATCACCGTCCGCCGGGCCCCGGAAGGCCACCGGCGCCTCGAAGGCCGCACGCCGGGTGGCCCGGCGCAGTGCCTTCAGGACCGCCCCGCCGAGCACCAGGGTCAGCACGACCGTGCACAGCGCGCGGCCCAGGTCCCAGCCGAGGGAGGTCGCGGCGCAGTAGGCGAGGAAGCGGGCGAGGTTGTGGGGGAGTGAGGCACCCGGGTCGAAGGCGATGCCGGACGCGAGGGTGTCCATGAACGGCCAGCCGGACAGGTTCATGATCGTCCCGTAGGCCAGGGCGGCGAGGAAGCCGTACGCCGCGAGCATCAGCAACTCGCCGCGCCCCCGCATCCGGTCGGGCGCCGGAAGCAGTCCCGCCCCCATCGTGAACCACCCCATGGCCACCATCTGGAACGGCATCCACGGCCCCACGCCGCCGGTCAGCAGCGCCGACGCGAACATCGTCACGGACCCCAGCACGAACCCGAAGCCCGGCCCCAGCACCCGGCCGCTGAGCACCATCAGGAAGAACATCGGCTCGATCCCGGCGGTGCCGGCGCCGAGCGGTCGCAGCGCCGCGCCGGTCGCCGCGAGCACGCCCAGCATCGCCACGGCCTTCGCGCCGAGCCCGGTCTCCGAGACGGTCGCGGCGACCACCGCGACCAGCAGGACCAGGACGGCCGCGAACAGCCAGGGCGCGTCCTGCGCGTGCGCGTTGACCTGTGCCGCCGGCCCCGCGAGCAGCGGCCACCCGAAACCGGCCACGCCGACCGCGCTCACCAGCACCAGCGCCACCACCGAGCGGGGCCCCAGCCGTACCACGTGCGGGCGCGGGGCCCGGACGGCCGGTGCGGGGGCCGGGTCCACTGGTGCGGCGGGGGTCCGGTCTGACAGTGCGGGCCGCCGCTCCCCGGCCGGCGCGTGCCCGCCGTGCGGTGCCCTCTCCCGGGGGCCGGCGCTTTGAGGATCCGTAACGCGCGGGTCCCGTGCGCCGCTCACCTGAGTGCCCTCTCGACCTGGGTCACCGTCAGCCACGGCTGGGGGGCGAGCACCTTGGCGACCTGCGGTGCGAACGAGGGGGAAGCCGTGACGACGTCCGCGGTGGGCCCGTCGGCCACCACCTCGCCGTCGGCGAGGATCACCACCCGGTCGGCGACCTCGGCGGCGAGTTCCACGTCGTGCGTGGCGAGGACGACGGAGTGCCGCGGTGCGCCGCCCGCAGGCGGAGTCTCGCCGGAAGCCGTCCCGCCCGCGTGGGTCCGGCCGCCGTCCGCCAGCCGCCGTAGCACCCCGACCAGCCGTGCCTTCGCCGCGTAGTCGAGGCCGCGGGTGGGCTCGTCGAGGAGCAGCAGGGGAGGCCGGGCGGTGAGCACCACGGCCAGCGCCAGCGCGAGCCGCTGGCCCTCGGACAGGTCACGGGGGTGGACGGTGTCCGGGATGCCGGGCAGCAGATCGGACAGCAGTGCCCGGCAGCTCCCGGGCCGCGCCTGTGCGTCGCGGTCCGCGGCGGCGCACTCACCGGCCACGGTGTCCGCGTACAGCAGGTCGCGCGGCTCCTGCGGCACCAGGCCCGCGCGCCGGACCAGCTCGCGCGGCCCGGCGCGGTGCGGCACGGTCCCGCCGACGCGGACCGTGCCCGCGGCCGGTTCGACCAGTCCCACCAGCGCCGACAGCAGGGTCGACTTGCCCGCGCCGTTCCGGCCCATCAGCGCGACCGTCTCGCCGGGCGCCACCGACAGGTCCACGCCCCGCAGCGCCTCCAGGCGTCCCCGGCGCACCACGAGCCCCTCGACGACGGCGACCCGAGGTGGCGTCCCGACGGTGCGGTGCCCGTCGCGGTCCGTCGCCCCGCGGCCCGCAGTGGCGGGGTCCACCGCGGCTCGGCGGCGACCGGCGCGGAATCGTTCGAGTCCGGACAGCAGGCGGGCCGGCCCGCGCCGGGCCCCGGCCTCAGGCGGCGCCGTCGGCCCGGCACCGCCGGCCCCGGCGGAGGAGCCCGAGCCGTACCGCGCGCCCGGGTCAGCGACCATCCCCGGATCCATGCCCGCGCCCGGGTCGGCGACCACCTCCGGATCCACGCCCACACCCGCGTCCGCGCCCAGGGCCTGGCGCGGCACCCTGGCGGCGTCCACGTCGGGGCCCGCCGTCCCGGCGCCGCCGTCCGCCGCCCGCTTCCCCGCGCCGGCACCGCCCTCCGGGCCCGGCGGAGCTCCCAGCCGTGTCCGGAGGTCCCCCGCGCGCCGCCGCGCGTCACGCACCGTCAGCGGCAGCGGCGACCAGCCCGCGAGCCGGCCGAGGCCCACGACCGGAGGGAACACCGGCGAGGCGGCCATCACCTCGGCGGGGGTGCCCAGGACGGGTGCCGCGCACGGCGCGGGCAGCAGCAGGACCCGGTCCGCGTAC
The nucleotide sequence above comes from Streptomyces sp. TS71-3. Encoded proteins:
- a CDS encoding ABC transporter ATP-binding protein, which encodes MIRFEDVSVRYDGAGAPAISGVDLTVPEGELVLLVGPSGAGKSTLLGAVSGLVPHFTGGTLYGRLTVAGRDTRTHKPRELADVVGTVGQDPLAHFVTDTVEDELAYGMESLGLPPDVMRRRVEETLDLLGLDALRDRPIATLSGGQRQRVALGSVLTPHPCVLVLDEPTSALDPAAAEEVLAVLQRLVHDLGTTVLMAEHRLERVVQYADRVLLLPAPCAAPVLGTPAEVMAASPVFPPVVGLGRLAGWSPLPLTVRDARRRAGDLRTRLGAPPGPEGGAGAGKRAADGGAGTAGPDVDAARVPRQALGADAGVGVDPEVVADPGAGMDPGMVADPGARYGSGSSAGAGGAGPTAPPEAGARRGPARLLSGLERFRAGRRRAAVDPATAGRGATDRDGHRTVGTPPRVAVVEGLVVRRGRLEALRGVDLSVAPGETVALMGRNGAGKSTLLSALVGLVEPAAGTVRVGGTVPHRAGPRELVRRAGLVPQEPRDLLYADTVAGECAAADRDAQARPGSCRALLSDLLPGIPDTVHPRDLSEGQRLALALAVVLTARPPLLLLDEPTRGLDYAAKARLVGVLRRLADGGRTHAGGTASGETPPAGGAPRHSVVLATHDVELAAEVADRVVILADGEVVADGPTADVVTASPSFAPQVAKVLAPQPWLTVTQVERALR